The following coding sequences lie in one Primulina huaijiensis isolate GDHJ02 chromosome 2, ASM1229523v2, whole genome shotgun sequence genomic window:
- the LOC140959637 gene encoding myb family transcription factor PHL5-like, whose amino-acid sequence MKGMQQNYGFSNDFSTEFQYCFPQNSGAWYQSAPMELDTRLIAAENGSQQRNFRPENLSNTIISRIGSQASAFYATEFLMGLPQFGFQENNSIPCSQQFKNSYRKIPDFQSDNGLLSVPRTQTSNEVYTRPEGLFENQFIDLSEKEHILYLKNRLLGDLDDSCVGTPSAPFDANQDLCEPQNLYASHTAHVNEFGLNTSYASSGAVSSSKKRIRWSPDLHGRFVNCVNQLGGPEKATPKAILNLMDTEGLTIFHVKSHLQKYRNAKYIQEYVEEKSEKKTSTSNESLVDVQTGMQLKEALQQQLNFQRHLYEQLETQRNLQIRIEEQTKQLKKLFEQQQKTRKSSVDPSYPDSKYPENISTTLEDISFPSKVV is encoded by the exons ATGAAGGGAATGCAGCAGAACTATGGTTTTTCTAACGATTTTTCGACAGAATTTCAATATTGTTTTCCACAAAACTCTGGTGCTTGGTATCAATCTGCGCCAATGGAACTCGATACTCGGTTGATAGCAGCAGAAAACGGCTCACAGCAGAGGAATTTCAGGCCTGAAAATTTATCCAATACCATCATCAGCAGGATTGGATCACAGGCTTCTGCTTTTTATGCAACAGAATTTCTCATGGGATTACCTCAATTTGGCTTCCAAGAAAATAACTCCATTCCTTGCTCCCAACAATTCAAGAATTCTTATAGAAAAATACCCGATTTTCAATCTGATAACGGTTTATTATCAGTTCCAAGAACTCAAACTTCAAACGAAGTATACACCAGGCCGGAAGGATTGTTCGAAAATCAATTCATCGACCTGTCGGAGAAAGAACATATTCTATACCTCAAAAACAGGCTACTAGGTGATCTTGATGATTCATGTGTGGGAACCCCTTCTGCTCCATTCGATGCAAATCAGGATCTTTGT GAACCACAAAATTTATATGCATCTCATACCGCACATGTAAACGAGTTTGGATTGAATACTAGCTATGCATCTTCTGGAGCAGTTTCATCTAGCAAGAAACGAATTAGGTGGTCTCCAGATCTTCACGGTCGATTCGTTAACTGTGTGAATCAGCTTGGTGGCCCTGAAA AGGCAACACCGAAGGCCATACTAAATCTGATGGATACTGAAGGACTTACAATCTTTCATGTCAAAAGCCATTTGCAG AAATATCGAAATGCTAAGTACATACAAGAATATGTTGAAG AAAAATCTGAGAAGAAAACAAGTACAAGTAATGAATCGCTGGTCGACGTCCAAAC AGGAATGCAACTTAAGGAGGCATTGCAGCAGCAATTAAATTTCCAAAGGCATCTTTATGAGCAGCTAGAG ACTCAAAGAAACTTACAGATAAGGATCGAAGAACAAACCAAGCAGCTCAAAAAGTTGTTTGAGCAGCAACAAAAGACGAGGAAAAGCTCAGTGGATCCGAGTTATCCTGACAGCAAGTATCCTGAAAACATATCAACTACACTTGAAGACATAAGTTTCCCATCAAAAGTAGTCTAG
- the LOC140968459 gene encoding rhodanese-like domain-containing protein 9, chloroplastic produces MDPSRQPGTAVAIRREREWEDSTTLREMTGISCCCSFTLSARSNLATSWSVLGTHQVQTLKGSRLPRRNLVIKAEVKFVNSEEAKKLIAVEGFAVLDVRDRIQFERAHIKDCYHIPLFIENEDNDLGTIIKRTVHNNFAGLFFGLPFTKANPEFVQSVRSQFSPESKLLLVCQEGLRSASAAYKLEEAGYQNIACVTSGLQSVTTGTFDSVGSTELKDAGKAGLITIQGKISAVLGTVLICAFLFVTFFPDQAEKLFQLAPTS; encoded by the exons ATGGATCCTTCGCGGCAACCAGGCACAGCAGTCGCAATTCGAAGAGAAAGAGAGTGGGAGGACTCGACTACTCTCAGAGAAATGACAGGAATCTCTTGCTGTTGCTCCTTCACACTCTCCGCTCGGAG CAATTTGGCAACATCTTGGTCGGTATTGGGGACTCATCAAGTACAGACACTGAAAGGGAGCCGATTGCCTAGAAGAAACTTGGTAATCAAAGCAGAAGTGAAGTTCGTGAATTCTGAAGAAGCAAAGAAACTTATCGCAGTTGAGGGGTTTGCAGTTTTGGATGTTCGCGATAGAATTCAGTTCGAGAGAGCTCATATAAAAGACTGCTATCACATCCCACTATTCATCGAAAACGAAGACAATGACTTAG GAACAATAATAAAGAGGACAGTACACAACAATTTCGCTGGTTTATTCTTTGGCCTGCCTTTCACTAAAGCTAACCCTGAGTTTGTGCAATCTGTTAGGAGCCAGTTTTCACCCGAAAGCAAGCTGTTACTTGTTTGTCAAGAGGGTCTGAG GTCTGCCTCGGCTGCCTACAAATTAGAAGAAGCTGGATATCAGAATATAGCATGTGTAACATCAGGCCTTCAATCTGTGACAACAG GGACATTTGACTCGGTTGGTTCGACGGAGCTGAAAGATGCGGGAAAGGCTGGTTTAATCACCATACAAGGCAAAATTTCTGCTGTACTAGGGACTGTACTTATCT GTGCATTTCTGTTCGTTACTTTCTTCCCAGATCAAGCTGAGAAGCTATTTCAATTGGCTCCAACAAGCTAG